In one window of Microbacterium natoriense DNA:
- a CDS encoding cytochrome b/b6 domain-containing protein: MATRMLRRGLPRVPGGEPWPPAEAVVDVPGEDVTGTTGAPAVVERADAPSPVDSLPPVVERADASPVAERVDFSSPVVERAERDETSQAALDEAVPVGSFPHSTTLRRGLPRTPGGEPWPPAETAPTAGAAAPAAVQREAPMATDRATFVSAPATSGDDAPDIGRNRESVPRSGVSAIEVEPAEGTRLRRGLPRTAGGDRWPPAGVVTRISTPAVEDKGDEGLVSAASAAGTAVTAAVATSSATAVLPPASAAILPAAELGPIPFRRTVWDGRAPRHIPEAPASARPRPTWPQAIAVLFAAAGLGVLAAAAVAFARTLLSLDALQDFLAAFPGHYEPSIAVEPGFAPWIGWQHFFNMFLMVLIIRSGLTIRREKRPTAFWTPKNNPKGKVSLTIWFHQALDILWLTNGVIFLVLLFVTGHWVRIVPTSWEVLPNALSAALQYISFDWPTENGWNNYNSLQQLAYFVTVFLAAPLAAVTGFRMSGLWPKKAEKLSKAYPIEWARRVHFPVMLYFVLFIIAHVALVFLTGCLANLNHMFASSDAVSWTGFWVFIAALVAIAAGWAAARPLVIAPIAKMFGTVSGR, translated from the coding sequence ATGGCCACGCGGATGCTCAGGCGCGGGCTGCCGCGCGTGCCCGGCGGCGAGCCCTGGCCTCCGGCCGAGGCGGTCGTCGACGTGCCGGGCGAGGATGTCACCGGCACGACGGGCGCGCCTGCCGTCGTCGAGCGAGCGGATGCACCCTCCCCGGTCGATTCCTTGCCCCCGGTCGTTGAGCGAGCGGATGCGTCCCCGGTCGCCGAGCGAGTGGATTTCTCCTCGCCGGTCGTTGAGCGAGCGGAGCGAGACGAAACGTCGCAAGCCGCCCTCGATGAAGCGGTCCCGGTCGGTTCGTTCCCGCATTCGACGACCCTCCGCCGCGGACTCCCTCGCACTCCCGGCGGCGAGCCCTGGCCCCCCGCGGAGACTGCCCCGACCGCCGGCGCCGCTGCGCCGGCCGCGGTCCAGCGCGAAGCGCCGATGGCGACGGATCGTGCCACGTTTGTCTCCGCCCCGGCCACATCGGGGGACGACGCGCCAGATATCGGACGGAATCGCGAATCGGTCCCCCGAAGTGGCGTGTCGGCCATCGAAGTGGAACCCGCAGAGGGCACTCGGCTCCGCCGCGGCCTGCCGCGAACGGCCGGGGGAGATCGGTGGCCGCCCGCAGGCGTCGTCACACGCATCTCGACTCCGGCCGTCGAAGACAAGGGCGACGAGGGGCTCGTATCGGCGGCATCGGCCGCAGGCACCGCGGTCACAGCAGCTGTCGCGACCTCGTCGGCCACGGCAGTCCTGCCCCCGGCATCTGCCGCCATCCTCCCCGCGGCCGAACTCGGTCCGATCCCATTCCGGCGCACGGTGTGGGACGGACGGGCTCCCCGGCACATCCCCGAGGCGCCGGCATCCGCTCGTCCGCGCCCGACCTGGCCGCAGGCGATCGCCGTCCTCTTCGCTGCTGCGGGTCTCGGCGTGCTGGCCGCGGCGGCCGTCGCGTTCGCGCGAACGCTGCTCAGCCTCGACGCCCTGCAGGACTTCCTCGCCGCGTTCCCCGGCCACTACGAGCCCTCGATCGCCGTAGAGCCCGGTTTCGCGCCGTGGATCGGCTGGCAGCACTTCTTCAACATGTTCCTGATGGTGCTGATCATCCGCTCGGGACTCACGATCCGGCGGGAGAAACGGCCGACCGCCTTCTGGACTCCGAAGAACAACCCCAAGGGCAAGGTGAGCCTGACGATCTGGTTCCACCAGGCTCTCGACATCCTGTGGCTGACGAACGGCGTGATCTTCCTCGTGCTGCTGTTCGTCACCGGGCACTGGGTGCGGATCGTGCCGACCAGCTGGGAGGTGCTGCCCAACGCGCTGTCGGCGGCGCTGCAGTACATCTCGTTCGACTGGCCGACCGAGAACGGCTGGAACAACTACAACAGCCTTCAGCAGCTCGCCTACTTCGTCACGGTGTTCCTCGCCGCGCCTCTCGCCGCCGTCACGGGGTTCCGGATGTCGGGGCTATGGCCGAAGAAGGCCGAGAAGCTGTCGAAGGCCTATCCGATCGAGTGGGCGCGCAGGGTGCACTTCCCGGTCATGCTCTACTTCGTGCTGTTCATCATCGCGCACGTCGCGCTCGTGTTCCTCACCGGGTGCCTCGCGAACCTGAACCACATGTTCGCGTCGTCCGACGCCGTGAGCTGGACCGGATTCTGGGTGTTCATCGCCGCGCTCGTGGCGATCGCCGCCGGCTGGGCCGCCGCCCGACCGCTGGTGATCGCTCCGATCGCGAAGATGTTCGGCACGGTCTCCGGACGCTGA
- a CDS encoding GNAT family N-acetyltransferase, giving the protein MSAEAHSQITVRPVRDVDAEALGRVHAQCWHETYDHLISKAALEKISPRRMAELWTHWASQGEEFKMSAALVDGEIVGFVGSGPARDKDAPAFRELYFIYLLDAYHGTGIGQKLFDAAVEKDEPLYLWVAEDNPRAHRFYTRNGFSLDGASHTEPFLGETLTEVRFTR; this is encoded by the coding sequence ATGAGCGCCGAAGCCCACTCTCAGATCACCGTCCGCCCGGTCCGCGACGTGGATGCGGAAGCCCTAGGTCGCGTGCATGCGCAGTGCTGGCACGAGACCTACGATCACCTGATCAGCAAGGCGGCACTCGAGAAGATCTCGCCGCGTCGCATGGCCGAGCTGTGGACGCACTGGGCCTCCCAGGGCGAGGAGTTCAAGATGAGCGCCGCGCTGGTCGACGGCGAGATCGTCGGCTTCGTCGGCTCGGGCCCCGCCCGCGACAAGGACGCCCCCGCGTTCCGCGAGCTCTACTTCATCTACCTGCTCGACGCGTACCACGGTACGGGTATCGGCCAGAAGCTCTTCGACGCCGCCGTCGAGAAGGACGAGCCTCTCTACCTCTGGGTCGCCGAGGACAACCCTCGCGCGCACCGGTTCTACACGCGCAACGGCTTCTCGCTCGACGGCGCCAGCCACACCGAGCCCTTCCTCGGCGAGACGCTGACCGAGGTGCGCTTCACCCGCTGA
- a CDS encoding electron transfer flavoprotein subunit beta/FixA family protein, producing the protein MKIFVLVKEVPDTYGDRKLNLETGLADRTAGDVVLDEITERALEVALSHADKNEGTEVVALSMAPAGSTASLRRALAIGAGSAVHIADEQLAGADLTLTAEVLAAAVRRGEPDLVITGNLSTDGSGGVLPAMLAEHLGWAQATALTTVEISAEGVKGTRGADAGSQEVSASLPAVISITEALPDARFPNFKGIMAAKKKPLEVLSLADLDVSADPSLAPRAIMTAVAEKPPRAAGVKIVDEGDAADKLVEYLVQNRLV; encoded by the coding sequence ATGAAGATCTTCGTCCTGGTCAAAGAGGTGCCAGACACCTATGGCGATCGCAAGCTGAATCTCGAGACAGGGCTGGCCGACCGGACAGCCGGCGACGTGGTGCTCGACGAGATCACCGAGCGCGCCCTCGAGGTGGCCCTGAGCCATGCCGACAAGAATGAGGGCACCGAGGTCGTGGCGCTCTCGATGGCACCCGCCGGCTCGACCGCATCCCTGCGCCGGGCTCTCGCGATCGGGGCGGGATCCGCCGTCCACATCGCCGACGAGCAGCTCGCCGGCGCGGATCTGACCCTCACCGCCGAGGTGCTGGCAGCGGCCGTCCGACGCGGCGAGCCCGACCTGGTGATCACGGGCAACCTGTCGACCGACGGCTCCGGAGGGGTGCTCCCCGCGATGCTCGCCGAGCACCTGGGATGGGCGCAGGCGACCGCGCTGACGACGGTGGAGATCAGCGCCGAAGGTGTGAAGGGCACACGAGGAGCGGATGCCGGTTCGCAGGAGGTCTCGGCGTCCCTGCCCGCAGTCATCTCGATCACAGAGGCCCTGCCGGACGCGCGGTTCCCGAACTTCAAGGGCATCATGGCGGCGAAGAAGAAGCCGCTCGAAGTGCTCTCTCTCGCAGACCTCGACGTCTCAGCCGATCCGTCGCTCGCACCCCGGGCGATCATGACCGCTGTGGCGGAGAAGCCGCCGCGCGCGGCCGGCGTGAAGATCGTCGATGAGGGCGACGCCGCAGACAAGCTGGTGGAGTACCTCGTGCAGAACAGGCTGGTGTGA
- a CDS encoding enoyl-CoA hydratase-related protein, which yields MTEYETILVEQRGRVGWITLNRPEALNALNGRVAEEVTAAAVAFDADDGVGAIVVTGSEKAFAAGADIKEMETMSAAEMIATDHFGIWRDFAAVHTPVIAAVSGFALGGGCELAMMCDIILAADTAKFGQPEINLGVIPGMGGTQRLIRAVGYYKAAELVLSGRFMGAEEAERSGLVSRVVPASDLLAEAEKLAVTIASKSLPSVYAAKAALDAAMETTLAEGLAHEKQAFAALFDTADQKEGMAAFREKRSPDFQNR from the coding sequence ATGACCGAGTACGAGACGATTCTGGTCGAGCAGCGCGGGCGCGTGGGATGGATCACCCTGAACCGCCCCGAGGCGTTGAACGCGCTGAACGGGCGCGTGGCCGAAGAGGTCACCGCGGCGGCCGTCGCCTTCGACGCCGACGACGGTGTGGGCGCGATCGTCGTGACCGGGTCGGAGAAGGCGTTCGCAGCCGGAGCCGACATCAAGGAGATGGAGACGATGTCGGCCGCCGAGATGATCGCGACCGATCACTTCGGCATCTGGCGCGACTTCGCCGCCGTGCACACCCCGGTGATCGCCGCGGTCTCGGGCTTCGCGCTCGGCGGCGGCTGCGAGCTGGCGATGATGTGCGACATCATCCTCGCCGCCGACACCGCGAAGTTCGGGCAGCCCGAGATCAACCTCGGTGTCATTCCCGGCATGGGCGGCACGCAGCGACTCATCCGCGCAGTCGGCTACTACAAGGCGGCCGAGCTCGTGCTCTCCGGCCGCTTCATGGGCGCCGAGGAGGCGGAGCGCTCAGGCCTCGTGTCGCGCGTCGTGCCGGCATCCGATCTCCTCGCCGAAGCTGAGAAGCTGGCCGTGACGATCGCGTCGAAGTCGCTGCCCTCGGTTTACGCGGCCAAGGCCGCGCTCGATGCCGCAATGGAGACCACCCTCGCCGAAGGACTGGCCCACGAGAAGCAGGCGTTCGCCGCGCTGTTCGACACGGCCGACCAGAAGGAGGGCATGGCCGCGTTCCGGGAGAAGCGTTCCCCCGACTTCCAGAACCGCTGA
- a CDS encoding SRPBCC family protein, which produces MAEFVLETVIAAAPEAVFAASLDPALHVRSMAQYGETMVEAPAGGAFAEGSTVTWRAKHFGIPFRLRSVVFDIDPPHRFCDRQLSGPFGAFLHEHVFEEHPRGTLMRDTITFRSPAGPIGRLVDRLFMREYMRRLIAERNETLAAEIEGRSLSA; this is translated from the coding sequence ATGGCCGAGTTCGTTCTCGAGACCGTGATCGCGGCGGCGCCCGAGGCAGTGTTCGCCGCATCCCTCGACCCGGCCCTTCATGTGCGCTCCATGGCACAGTACGGCGAGACGATGGTCGAGGCGCCGGCCGGCGGCGCCTTCGCCGAAGGATCGACCGTGACTTGGCGCGCGAAGCACTTCGGCATCCCGTTCCGGCTGCGCTCCGTCGTCTTCGACATCGATCCGCCGCACCGGTTCTGCGACCGCCAGCTGTCGGGACCGTTCGGGGCGTTCCTGCACGAGCACGTGTTCGAGGAGCATCCGCGGGGCACGCTGATGCGCGACACGATCACGTTCCGCTCACCCGCGGGCCCCATCGGCCGCCTCGTCGATCGGCTGTTCATGCGCGAGTACATGCGGCGCCTGATCGCCGAGCGCAACGAGACGCTGGCCGCGGAGATCGAGGGGCGTAGCCTGTCGGCATGA
- a CDS encoding acyl-CoA thioesterase, protein MNVIWRTLLVILGARRRVRRGKTLEPAAVGTIRLTTLPTDIDILRHMNNGRYLSLFDLGRWDQLIRTGLFDAMKERGWYAVVSSETITFRKSLQLWQRFEVQSRFIGHDDKAVFMEHRAVVDGEIYARAIVRARMLRRTGGTVSNEELFAAVGRPDGVPEIDEWVHEWAAASTLPPVRKSAPSVWS, encoded by the coding sequence GTGAATGTGATCTGGCGCACCCTGCTCGTGATCCTCGGCGCTCGACGCCGCGTCCGCCGGGGAAAGACCCTCGAACCGGCCGCGGTCGGCACCATCCGGCTGACCACCCTGCCCACCGACATCGACATCCTGCGCCACATGAACAACGGCCGCTATCTGTCGCTGTTCGACCTCGGCCGCTGGGACCAGCTCATCCGCACGGGTCTGTTCGATGCGATGAAGGAGCGCGGCTGGTACGCCGTCGTCTCGAGCGAGACCATCACGTTCCGCAAGTCGCTGCAGCTGTGGCAGCGGTTCGAGGTGCAGTCGAGGTTCATCGGACACGACGACAAGGCCGTGTTCATGGAGCATCGTGCGGTCGTCGACGGCGAGATCTACGCGCGGGCCATCGTGAGGGCGCGGATGCTGCGCCGCACCGGCGGCACGGTCAGCAATGAAGAGCTGTTCGCCGCGGTCGGGCGTCCCGACGGCGTGCCCGAGATCGACGAGTGGGTGCACGAGTGGGCCGCGGCGTCGACTCTTCCACCCGTGCGAAAGAGTGCGCCCAGCGTCTGGAGCTGA
- a CDS encoding proline dehydrogenase family protein produces MSEPSPSALAPLVERAVQLAERWAAEAASAEAKAEETRLAELLHDPSGRRFALDIADGVMRPESLAAAAVQLRRSAPVVPSALPWYVRGAVRWGGGAAPILPAPIVPIARRMLREVLRPLVADGRPAKLGAELERLAAPGVSLNLSLLGAKVLGDAEATRRLEGVRDLILRDDVEHVSLSVSAVIGQASEWAFDALVAQSADRLLPLYEAASAGNTAITLEVQEHRELDLTIAVFTRLLEDPRLTGLAAGIALPSSLPDALPALQELTAWAQDRVAHGGAPITVRLTKGANLALERADSALHGWIPASYDSPLDADANRLRCLDWALRPEHTAAVRIGVSGDDLGVAAYAWLLAQDRDVTAAVQFDMVHGYQAGRIRALARETGNVMRRVAVVAPADFDVAIGSILRLLDEEAPSDAAADGLRAALRRSSEPSLRIGARRTQDRLAPVHESVRPVVQTPRPEEQLTQAVLGIIRGSDDESFFETAVYSALEIEAGAGGAPGFENTPDSDPALPANREWAQGIFPRITAASADATPAPQSTADVDALLRRARDGHDGWASRPASERAEILLRAAAALDGGRGSLIEVAASETGLLFADADADVSRAVDCARYYAATARELDAISGAAFVPSDVVVVSSSWRAPLAEPADGVLAALAAGSTVVLAADPRARRSAEAVAETLWQVGVPRDALVIADGGLHQDLVAHEAVGLVVLHGSREVVDRVRTWRPGLPVLAEAEGASAVIVTASADLDLAASDVVRSAFARAGQASGAVKVVILVGSAGRSKRFARQLADATRSLRVGQPADPRTQVGPMIEKPQGAAERALTELDDDEQWLVQPRLETTDPSGRLWSPGIRIGVRPGSRFLAEDHAVPVVGIMHAPTLEKAIELHDEVAVGIAAGLHTRDPEQLATWLDAVEAGSLFVNRSTVGTKVQRQPDGGWARSSTGPCAKSGGPNRLIGFGSWHAQRSTTLSSTLHLRGLDSRITALIEAAQPSLGYEEFEWLRRAALSDALAWDREFGQVRDVSKLGIERNLLRYRPVPVEVRVAADARLQDLLRVAIAAVRAGSPFVLSLAEGLPAGVRHALAELRATVYLESDAEWLQRGLRFGASEGDGELAGQPSAGRVRLVGGADAVAGLRATLIETLGVGADISVHDGEVTSAGRIELLCFVREQSISITAHRGGVPDDWSSEVI; encoded by the coding sequence ATGTCAGAGCCGTCGCCCTCCGCACTCGCTCCGCTCGTCGAGCGGGCGGTGCAGCTCGCCGAGCGGTGGGCAGCAGAAGCGGCGAGCGCGGAGGCGAAAGCAGAAGAGACCCGGCTCGCTGAGCTGCTGCACGATCCGAGCGGCCGGCGGTTCGCCCTCGACATCGCCGACGGCGTGATGCGACCCGAGAGTCTGGCGGCTGCGGCGGTCCAGCTGCGGCGTTCGGCGCCGGTCGTGCCCTCCGCGCTGCCGTGGTACGTGCGCGGAGCTGTGCGATGGGGTGGCGGTGCTGCTCCCATCCTCCCGGCTCCGATCGTGCCGATCGCTCGACGGATGCTGCGAGAGGTGCTCCGCCCGCTCGTCGCCGACGGCCGTCCGGCGAAACTCGGAGCCGAGCTCGAGCGGCTCGCGGCCCCCGGCGTGAGCCTGAACCTCAGCCTGCTCGGTGCGAAGGTTCTCGGCGACGCCGAGGCGACGCGGCGGCTCGAGGGCGTCCGCGATCTGATCCTCCGCGATGACGTCGAGCACGTCTCGCTCTCGGTGTCGGCGGTGATCGGACAGGCGTCGGAGTGGGCGTTCGACGCGCTCGTCGCGCAATCCGCCGATCGGCTCCTGCCGCTGTACGAGGCCGCATCCGCCGGGAACACGGCGATCACCCTCGAGGTGCAGGAGCACCGGGAGCTCGACCTGACGATCGCGGTGTTCACGCGTCTTCTGGAGGACCCGCGGCTGACCGGTCTCGCCGCCGGGATCGCCCTGCCCTCATCGCTCCCCGATGCGCTGCCGGCACTGCAGGAACTCACTGCATGGGCGCAGGACCGCGTCGCACACGGAGGAGCGCCGATCACGGTGCGCCTGACGAAGGGCGCGAACCTCGCCCTCGAGCGGGCCGACTCCGCCCTGCACGGATGGATCCCCGCGTCCTACGACTCGCCGCTCGACGCCGACGCCAACCGGCTCCGCTGTCTGGACTGGGCACTGCGCCCCGAGCACACGGCGGCGGTGCGGATCGGTGTCAGCGGTGACGACCTCGGTGTCGCCGCCTATGCCTGGCTGCTCGCGCAGGATCGCGATGTGACCGCAGCCGTGCAGTTCGACATGGTGCACGGATATCAGGCGGGACGGATCCGGGCGCTCGCGCGCGAGACCGGGAACGTGATGAGGCGGGTGGCTGTGGTCGCGCCCGCCGATTTCGACGTCGCGATCGGAAGCATCCTCCGCCTGCTCGACGAGGAAGCGCCATCGGATGCCGCGGCCGACGGCCTGCGCGCTGCTCTGCGGCGCTCGAGCGAGCCTTCGCTGCGCATCGGCGCCCGCCGCACGCAGGATCGGCTGGCGCCCGTGCACGAATCCGTGCGCCCAGTCGTGCAGACGCCGCGGCCCGAAGAGCAGCTGACCCAGGCTGTGCTCGGCATCATCAGAGGCTCCGACGACGAGTCGTTCTTCGAGACGGCCGTGTACTCGGCGCTCGAGATCGAGGCCGGCGCCGGGGGCGCACCGGGGTTCGAGAACACCCCTGACAGCGATCCCGCGCTGCCGGCCAACCGCGAGTGGGCGCAAGGGATCTTCCCGCGGATCACTGCGGCGTCGGCGGACGCAACCCCAGCGCCGCAGTCGACAGCGGACGTCGACGCCCTCCTCCGTCGTGCGCGCGACGGGCACGACGGATGGGCATCCCGACCGGCATCCGAGCGAGCAGAGATCCTGCTCAGAGCCGCTGCGGCTCTCGACGGGGGCCGCGGGTCCCTGATCGAGGTCGCGGCATCCGAGACAGGCCTGCTCTTCGCCGACGCCGACGCCGACGTGAGCAGAGCCGTCGACTGTGCCCGCTACTACGCGGCGACCGCTCGGGAGCTGGATGCCATCTCGGGCGCCGCCTTCGTGCCGTCAGACGTGGTCGTCGTCTCGTCGTCGTGGCGTGCACCCCTCGCCGAACCCGCCGACGGCGTGCTCGCCGCTCTCGCCGCGGGCTCGACCGTCGTCCTGGCGGCCGATCCGCGCGCACGTCGCTCGGCAGAGGCGGTCGCCGAAACGCTGTGGCAGGTGGGCGTGCCGCGCGACGCTCTGGTCATCGCCGACGGTGGACTCCACCAGGATCTGGTCGCGCACGAGGCGGTGGGTCTTGTCGTGCTGCACGGTTCGCGAGAAGTCGTCGATCGCGTGCGAACCTGGCGCCCTGGGCTTCCGGTTCTCGCCGAGGCCGAGGGGGCGAGTGCCGTGATCGTGACCGCCTCGGCGGATCTCGACCTGGCGGCCTCGGACGTCGTGCGCAGCGCTTTCGCGCGCGCCGGCCAGGCGAGCGGTGCGGTGAAGGTCGTGATCCTCGTCGGATCGGCCGGACGCTCGAAGAGGTTCGCGAGGCAGCTGGCCGATGCCACCAGGTCTCTACGCGTCGGCCAGCCGGCCGACCCGCGTACTCAGGTCGGCCCGATGATCGAGAAGCCGCAGGGTGCGGCGGAGCGGGCACTCACCGAGCTCGACGACGATGAGCAGTGGCTCGTGCAGCCTCGACTCGAGACAACCGATCCGTCCGGCCGGCTCTGGAGTCCCGGCATCCGCATCGGAGTGCGCCCTGGTTCGCGGTTCCTCGCCGAGGACCATGCCGTCCCCGTCGTCGGCATCATGCATGCGCCCACGCTCGAGAAGGCCATCGAGCTGCACGATGAGGTCGCCGTGGGCATCGCGGCGGGCCTGCACACGCGCGACCCCGAGCAGCTTGCGACGTGGCTCGACGCCGTCGAGGCGGGCAGCCTGTTCGTCAATCGCAGCACCGTCGGCACGAAGGTGCAGCGGCAGCCCGACGGCGGCTGGGCGCGATCGTCGACAGGCCCGTGTGCGAAGAGCGGGGGACCGAACCGTCTGATCGGGTTCGGATCGTGGCATGCGCAGCGGTCGACCACGCTGTCGAGCACCCTGCATCTGCGCGGCCTCGACTCGCGCATCACGGCTCTGATCGAAGCGGCGCAGCCGTCTCTGGGCTACGAAGAGTTCGAGTGGCTGCGAAGGGCTGCGCTCTCGGACGCTCTGGCCTGGGATCGCGAGTTCGGGCAGGTGCGCGACGTGTCGAAGCTCGGCATCGAGCGCAATCTGCTGCGGTATCGGCCGGTGCCGGTCGAGGTGCGGGTGGCAGCGGACGCGCGGCTGCAGGATCTGCTGCGCGTCGCGATCGCGGCGGTGCGCGCCGGGTCGCCGTTCGTGCTGTCGCTCGCCGAGGGCCTTCCGGCCGGAGTGCGGCACGCGCTCGCGGAGCTGCGGGCCACGGTCTATCTCGAGAGCGACGCGGAATGGCTCCAGCGCGGACTGCGATTCGGGGCCTCGGAGGGCGACGGCGAGCTCGCCGGCCAGCCGAGCGCCGGTCGCGTGCGCCTGGTGGGCGGTGCGGATGCGGTGGCGGGACTGCGTGCGACGTTGATCGAGACGCTGGGGGTGGGTGCGGACATATCGGTCCACGATGGAGAGGTCACCTCCGCGGGCCGCATCGAGCTGCTGTGCTTCGTGCGGGAGCAGTCGATCTCGATCACCGCGCACCGCGGCGGCGTTCCCGACGACTGGAGCAGCGAGGTCATCTGA
- a CDS encoding electron transfer flavoprotein subunit alpha/FixB family protein — protein sequence MMSYPENPILVVVDVTPSGEAASSTAGLIGAASTIGTPVALIVGGTPEAAGQAAAAGAPVVITAEGDARSLTVPIVDALHLVYERVQPDAVLLSNSIAGRDVAGRFAVRAKLALLVDAVGVSRDDEGIIAHHSVYGGAYLTDSASTFGAPVITVRQGAVDARAAAVEAPVFEGLTSDIPVPTAAATAGAIEAVEQASSRPDLRGATTVVSGGRGLASKEKFVLVEELADALGAAVGASRAAVDAGYIPQSHQVGQTGVSVSPQLYVALGISGAIQHRAGMQTSKTIVAINKDADAPIFDVADFGIVGDLFTVVPQIIAALEARKK from the coding sequence ATGATGAGCTATCCCGAGAACCCGATCCTTGTCGTCGTCGACGTCACCCCGTCCGGTGAGGCGGCATCGAGCACCGCCGGCCTGATCGGCGCCGCATCGACCATCGGAACACCCGTCGCGCTCATCGTCGGCGGAACGCCAGAAGCCGCAGGCCAGGCCGCAGCGGCCGGCGCCCCCGTCGTGATCACCGCCGAGGGCGATGCCAGGAGCCTCACGGTGCCGATCGTCGACGCACTCCACCTCGTCTACGAGCGGGTGCAGCCGGACGCCGTGCTCCTGTCGAACTCGATCGCCGGCCGCGACGTCGCCGGCCGCTTCGCCGTGCGCGCGAAGCTCGCGCTCCTGGTCGACGCCGTCGGCGTCTCACGCGACGACGAGGGCATCATCGCGCACCACTCCGTCTACGGCGGGGCCTATCTCACGGACTCGGCGTCGACGTTCGGAGCCCCGGTCATCACGGTCAGGCAGGGAGCCGTCGACGCACGCGCCGCAGCCGTCGAGGCACCGGTGTTCGAGGGGCTGACCTCCGACATCCCGGTGCCCACCGCGGCAGCGACCGCCGGCGCCATCGAAGCCGTCGAGCAGGCGTCGTCGCGCCCCGATCTGCGCGGAGCGACCACGGTCGTGTCGGGTGGACGCGGTCTGGCCTCGAAGGAGAAGTTCGTGCTCGTCGAGGAGCTCGCCGATGCGCTCGGCGCCGCGGTCGGCGCCTCTCGCGCCGCGGTCGATGCGGGATACATCCCGCAGTCGCACCAGGTCGGGCAGACCGGCGTCTCGGTGTCTCCGCAGCTGTACGTCGCTCTCGGCATCTCGGGCGCGATCCAGCACCGTGCGGGCATGCAGACTTCGAAGACGATCGTCGCGATCAACAAGGACGCCGACGCGCCGATCTTCGACGTCGCCGACTTCGGCATCGTCGGCGATCTGTTCACGGTCGTCCCGCAGATCATCGCCGCACTCGAGGCGCGGAAGAAGTAG
- a CDS encoding YdeI/OmpD-associated family protein produces MTELRLHTVLWASGPAAAIVLTDEQVESFGAGKAFPVSVTIGDRTARLRLSRMGGKNLIGFSKAVRTELGVEADQEIDAVITVDTGERTVEVPSALAEALDADPALRAAFDALSYTNRKEHARAVAEAKQEATRERRLAKIVEALRG; encoded by the coding sequence ATGACCGAACTCCGGCTTCACACCGTTCTCTGGGCATCCGGGCCCGCGGCCGCGATCGTGCTCACCGACGAGCAGGTCGAGTCCTTCGGGGCCGGCAAGGCGTTCCCCGTGTCCGTGACCATCGGCGACCGCACCGCCCGATTGCGTCTGTCCCGCATGGGCGGCAAGAACCTGATCGGCTTCAGCAAGGCGGTGCGCACCGAACTCGGGGTCGAGGCCGACCAGGAGATCGACGCCGTGATCACGGTCGATACCGGCGAACGCACGGTCGAGGTCCCGTCGGCGCTGGCGGAGGCCCTCGACGCCGACCCCGCGCTGCGCGCGGCGTTCGACGCCCTGTCGTACACGAACCGCAAGGAGCACGCGCGAGCGGTCGCCGAGGCCAAGCAGGAGGCGACCCGAGAGCGCCGCCTCGCCAAGATCGTCGAGGCGCTGCGCGGCTGA
- a CDS encoding MarR family winged helix-turn-helix transcriptional regulator, which translates to MVQPRPLPVDPLAEAKRQWVAHGWTDAADGMTVVTSVMRAQQLLLARVDATLKPFALSFARYEVLRLLAFSRSGRLPLSSVVARLQVHATTITSTAERLVRDGLVIREPHPHDGRAALLSLTPAGRELVDRATTALNAEVFADPGISTEDAAELVAIVARMRKAAGDFADPRPQPEPL; encoded by the coding sequence GTGGTCCAGCCCCGCCCCTTGCCCGTGGATCCGCTCGCCGAGGCGAAGCGGCAATGGGTCGCGCACGGATGGACGGATGCCGCCGACGGCATGACCGTCGTGACCTCGGTGATGCGCGCACAGCAGCTGCTTCTCGCAAGGGTCGACGCCACCCTGAAGCCCTTCGCGCTGAGCTTCGCCCGCTACGAGGTGCTGCGCCTGCTGGCTTTCAGCCGGTCAGGGCGCCTGCCGCTGTCGAGCGTGGTGGCGCGCCTGCAGGTGCATGCGACGACGATCACCAGCACCGCCGAGCGGCTGGTGCGCGACGGTCTCGTGATCCGCGAGCCGCACCCGCACGACGGCCGGGCCGCGCTGCTCTCCCTCACCCCCGCTGGCCGCGAGCTCGTCGATCGAGCCACGACCGCACTCAACGCCGAGGTGTTCGCGGATCCGGGTATCAGCACGGAGGACGCCGCCGAACTCGTCGCGATCGTCGCGCGCATGCGCAAGGCCGCGGGCGACTTCGCGGATCCGCGCCCGCAACCCGAACCGCTCTGA